The Malus domestica chromosome 08, GDT2T_hap1 genomic interval CAATCAGGCATGTGATCCTGGAAGGGTCTGATCATGCTCTGCTTCTCCTATCCACAGAGAAAGTGAAAGCTTGGAGAGGAAGGAAATTCTCTTATGATGCTCGATGGAGCACCACGGAGGAATGTCGGCAATTGGTGGTTGAGGAATGGAGAGAtaaacatggagggtcacatgcctTCCGCTTTTGTGAAAAGCTGAAAGCCTTAAGACACAGGCTAAATGAATGGTATAGGGGGAGAGGGAGAAATTCGAAGAAAGCTATTGAGCGTTTGAAAGAGGAGATAAGAGCGGCGTATACGGCTCCTGACTTTGCATCGGATGTGGTTAAGATGAAGGAGAGAGAGCTTAAGGCAGCACATCGAAACGAAGAGACCTACTGGAGGACGAAGTCGCGTGCCCAATGGTTAAAGGAAGGTGACAAAAATACTAAGTTCTTCCATGCGCAAACGCTCTAGAGAAGAAGATATAACCAAATTAAGGGATTGGAGGATGTGAACGGAGTGTGGCAGGAGGACGAAGCTGTGATATCTTCTATTGCTACATCTTATTTTGCAGATTTATTCAAGTCGAGTAATCCGAGACAAATTGAGGAGATTGGGGAATGCATGGCGCCACGGGTGTCTGCCGAGGATAACATCGCTTTGACGGCAGCGGTGTCCGACGAGGAAATAAAAGCAGCTGTCTTCCAAATCCCCCCAATCAGGGCTCCGGGTCCGGATGGGTACTCGGGTTGTTTTTACCAGGATCACTGGGATACTGTGGGCAGGGATGTGATCAGGATAGTCAAAGCTTTCTGGCATTCGGGTACCATGCTGAGGAAATTAAATCATACTAACTTGGTGCTTATTCCTAAGGTTAAATGCCCTAAGAACATGATGCAGTACCGGCTTATTGCACTATGTAATGTTATCTACAAAGTCATTGCCAAGGTTCTCACTAATCGTTTAAAGCTGGTGATGCCAAAGGTGATCTGTGACAACCAATCCGCCTTTGTGGCGGGGAAACAAATTCAGGATAACATATTGGTGGTCCATGAGCTCCTACATTCACTGCTGCATCAAAAAAAAGGTGAACAGGCTGGCATGGCTATCAAGCTCGACATGGCTAAGGCGTACGACCGCGTGGAATGGGTGTTCCTCTTATCCATGATGGTGAAAATTGGGTTCGCTCATCTTTTCTGCAAATGGATCCTGGAGTGTATATCCACTGCTTCTTTCAGTATCCTTATAAATGGGCACCCGACTGGGTTTGTACGGCCGGAGAGAGGGCTACGACAAGGAGATCCTCTATCTCCATATCTCTTCCTTATATGCACGGAATGTCTCTCTATGCTTATTAGGAGAGGTTTGGAGGTGGGTGGCCTTCACGGGATCAGGGTGTCTTCTAATGGGAATCCGCTCTCGCACCTATTTTTTGCTGATGACTCGGTGCTTTTCGGTCATGCTAGTGTGGAGGAGGCGAGAGGTATCCTGGAGGTGTTACGGACATACTCCAATGCCTCTGGCCAAGCTGTTAATCTTTCCAAAAGCTCAATCTTCTTTGGTTCAAAGACCCCAAACAGGGTTCGGAGTGAGATTGGGCAGACTATGGGAATCCAATGCAGGACTGGATTTGGCAGGTACCTAGGGCTGCAAGCCGATTTTGGCCACTCAAAACGAGTGGTCTTTGAAGAGGTGTGGGACAGGCTTGAATTTCAGCTGGCCGGTTGGGCTGAGCAATTCCTATCTCAAGCAGGAAAGGAAGTCCTCGTCAAGGCAGTGGCCATGGCAATGCCGAACTATGCCATGAGCTGTTTTAAGTTACCCATTGGGGTCTGTAGAGATCTGGAGAGAGTTATCCAGAACTTCTGGTGGAGAGGAAGTGAGCAAAGAAGGGGGTCCACTGGATTTCATGTGAGAGATTAATTAAACAGAAACGGTTCGGCGGGCTGGGCTTTAGGGATCTCCAGTGTTTTAACCTGGCTTTCCTTGCTAAGATTGGGTGGCGGCTGATCCAGAACCCAGGGTCTCTGCTCGCTAGGGTGTTGAAGGAAAAATACTATCCTGGAAGGTACTTCACTGAGGCGGGTAAGGGCACGAACACGTCTTGAGGATGGAAGGGCATTTTTGAAACCCGCAAGGTGATCCTCCAAGGCCTGCAGTGGCGGGTAGGGGACGGAACCTGTATCAACATCAGGGAGGACCCGTGGTTTCCTAAGCCCTCTACCTTTAAAGTTATGTCGTTGGGCAACTTACAAGCTTCTTTGGTTAGTGATTTAATTGATCCGGGGTCTTGCTCATGGAAAAATGATCTGATTATGGCAAGCTTTCACCGGGATGACGTGAGGGCGATCTTAAGCATTCCTTTAAGCAAGACCGGAAGTCGGGACCGGTTGGTGTGGCATCACACGGTGAACGGAGATTATTCGGTTCGTTCGGGTTACGGTGTGGCTATGAACCTTATGGAAAATGGAGCTTTGGGTAGCAAAGGACGCGGGTCTACTAGCGCTAAACCAAAAAACTGCTATGCTTGGAACCTGATATGGAATCTTAAGGTTcccaacaaaattaaaaactttatcTGGCGTTGCTGTAACAATGCCCTGGTGGTTCGACGCAACCTGGAGCTGCGACATATGAGTGTGGACAACGTCTGTGGTGTGTGTGGTGCTGTGGATGAATCGGAAACTCATCTCTTCTTTCGTTGTCACCTTAGTCATCTGTTCTGGTACTCCTCCTCGCTTCAGTTAAACTCTCTTGATCTGGCAGGTGCTGATTTCCTGTCTACCTGGGAGTCTTTCTGGTCTCGGGTCAAGGGGAGGGATCACGCGGAGGAGATTATGCAGGAATTTGCCTTTGGATTATGGAGACTATGGAAAAATAGGAATGAGATGGTCTTCAATGGGGTGCACAGGCAGCCTTTGGAGATTCTGGAATCCTGGAGAAGGAACATCGCTGAATTCAAAGACGCTACGTTAGGTCAGACTACGGGAGATCAGGCTAAAGGACGACCGAGGAATCCCCCGCTGGACCGAGGGGCCTGTCGGTGGGTGAAGCTGGCGTTTGGGGTCCTCAAAGTTAACACTGATGCCCCGTGGTGTAGGAAATCTCTCCGCACGGGGGTGGGATGGGTTTGTCGGGATTTTGCCGGACTACTTCATGGCGCAGGGGGTTCTGGAGCTGAGTTGTATCACTCCGCGGCCGCTGGGGAAGCTGCTGCAATTAGGACTGCTCTCACGGCTTGCATTGACTACGGGTACGATAATGTAATTATTGAATCTGATGCCAAAGTGATCATTCAGATGATTAGACATGAATTGGCTTACGATTTCAGTCTTGAATGTATTCTTGGTGATATTGAGGTACTAGCGCGTAGGCTGAGGTCTGTTTCGTTCTCTGTCGTGCCTAGGGAGAGCAATGCTGCTGCTCACTCGGTTGCTAAGTTTGTGTTCAAGGAGGGTCGTAAATTTGAGTGGGACTGTATTGGGCCCGAATTTTTGTTTAACATCCTAGCCCAGGATGTAAATCTCTCTATTAGAATCTAATATATTTCTAtctttgggaaaaaaaaaaaactgtgattTCCCTCTCTAAATGTTGCAGACTATTCTTGTTTTTTTAATCATCATATTCAtttcttttgttattttaaccatcacatccatttcttttgttttctttaatctccattttctccatttttctaTTCTCTTATCTCTGTCAGGCACTATCCCCCACTCAATCTCTGTCATTATCACTCATTTGCCTTAACACTCTAACTCCCGCACACTCTCTCTCTATAAACACAAAGATCCACCATCACCACTACATCTCCGGCGGAATTCATTGAACCTCCACCTTAAGGCCACTACTTGTCATCCTTTCCAAAACTCAAATTCAAGGGGATCAGACTCCCTCACATCTCCCTTGGACTCCCTACCTCTCTCACTCACTCTGTGCTCGCTACATAAAGGCAGCCATGGCAATCTTCGACGCCCTATTTCATGACCACCATTGTCCTTGTCTCCAACCACCACATCCCTCTCCCCTATCACTCTCCATCTATCTCAATCTTCTGTCTTCCTCACTTTCTATGTGCTCACATCGTAGAAGTACCAAAATCATCGTCAACGTCATGTCCTCCGGCAACTCCTCGTCATTTCTGACGAAGGTAAGTTTTGAAAACCACCAAAATCTTCGTGGATCGTATTTTACTATACGTTTCTAGTGTTCCTTAAGGATTTTGGTGACATTTGAATGCAGAGATACCTCGATACCTCGAGGCCAACTCCGCCAATGGCTGACTCGGGGGAAAGGTATAATCCTAAACAACTCTCATTTATCTTCATTTTGGTAGAAAGAGTATGAAAATGGGTTGAGTTTTAAGCTCGTTTAGAGCTCTGGAATTGCTGCCCAGATTTCGGTGACCAAACCCGGGACAGGGACAGAGTTGACCcgaatggagaaaaaaaaaacctaaacctGGAACCGGCCCAAGCCCACCACCTATTTACCCTAACCCAGATCCGACCCGTGTCCATTTCAGATTTTGGAAGGAATATTCCCTTGGAATATTCTGTTTACCTCCTAGTTaactttaacaaaatattccATCTGAGcatggaatattctgttaaagttAACTGTGACTATTACTTGACTTCTGTTGACCTTTTCGAAATTTTCTCATAAaccctcctaggctaatttcaacGTCCTGAGTCCATTTTTGAAATCTATTTAGTGAAATTACTAGGTTTTGACGTAGTTAACCACCAGGGCATCTGGCTTGACCTTCTTAgggttgaccgttgacttttcATTGACCTTTTACAAAAATTGTCCAAGACCCCTCTTAATGTATTTCGACGCTCTGATTTCGAATTTTCACTCCATTTTCTCAAATTTGGTCGCTTaagttgagttttactaatgggtcccaatattatgcttaggagCGATTATTATCGGAGACTCCGGCTTTCCCAGCGCAAATGGATATGACATCGCATATacctgtgagtgggtcttttcgtTTTTAAGTATATGTGTGTATTTGTGATTTTTCCCGACAACTACTTTTATATATTATGATGTGATATGCCATATTTAGCTTTACAAATAAActttttgtatactttatatttataatattatttgtgaACATAAACTTGTAGCATGAC includes:
- the LOC139198144 gene encoding uncharacterized protein, with protein sequence MRGTFVTFPDDGKIWIDFKYESLPNYCLICGKLGHPTRMCKDTLDKQTGPEDYPKTSNEAFAFRGLDAVSDLRGNPLGPGTRSRASSGSNGGWSGSERWNDERSDEPGCGRRSGRSSTASGMGSQSQKPASRTQSGSECTALLEEEVIDTATSPSKPRWSANKMGHRDNALAGTIRRQRIAEEKARTARELAFDAVLIGPGGAVAAGAEHVVLNDHYEQGGRMVMASATLNGDSAFDLNLVPGVGDDGDSVSFCRRKANDVWGRGCGRDLAADDDPFELDAIIEAVTNENKGRHLRRRRRPAVKGLPNPNEATYLELSGYRGDLTVDNLMEQNRLHTPNIVVLLETKNKSSRYGYLKTRLELEYMHAVEPRRIWGGLCVFWGDASQVTLVKSEDFVIEVKIWDEQKKSHWYLFAIYASTDEKKRRDQWGYLSRRLGNRREKSLLIGDFNDILCNDEKEGGNYRPTSSMCDFREFMAQNELMDLGFVGYPFTWRNNQEAKPIQQRLDRGLATMDWQDLFPDNSIRHVILEGSDHALLLLSTEKVKAWRGRKFSYDARWSTTEECRQLVVEEWRDKHGGSHAFRFCEKLKALRHRLNEWYRGRGRNSKKAIERLKEEIRAAYTAPDFASDVVKMKERELKAAHRNEETYWRTKSRAQWLKEDLFKSSNPRQIEEIGECMAPRVSAEDNIALTAAVSDEEIKAAVFQIPPIRAPGPDGYSGCFYQDHWDTVGRDVIRIVKAFWHSGTMLRKLNHTNLVLIPKVKCPKNMMQYRLIALCNVIYKVIAKVLTNRLKLVMPKVICDNQSAFVAGKQIQDNILVVHELLHSLLHQKKGEQAGMAIKLDMAKAYDRVEWVFLLSMMVKIGFAHLFCKWILECISTASFSILINGHPTGFVRPERGLRQGDPLSPYLFLICTECLSMLIRRGLEVGGLHGIRVSSNGNPLSHLFFADDSVLFGHASVEEARGILEVLRTYSNASGQAVNLSKSSIFFGSKTPNRVRSEIGQTMGIQCRTGFGRYLGLQADFGHSKRVVFEEVWDRLEFQLAGWAEQFLSQAGKEVLVKAVAMAMPNYAMSCFKLPIGVCRDLERVIQNFWWRGSEQRRGSTGFHVRD